Proteins encoded by one window of Anaerosalibacter sp. Marseille-P3206:
- a CDS encoding selenium metabolism-associated LysR family transcriptional regulator, with translation MDLRQLETFLEVCKYKSFSKAADKLFITQPTVTSHIQNLEKELGTVLINRTGKNMSLTQTGNILFKYALDIINTCEMAKFDLSSYRGKINGHLDISSSSVPRQYLLPKILKEFISIYPDVTFSLKDKDSKQVIKSILSWETDFGIVGAMYPSNNLEYIELMEDRLLLVTANNENFPYNNFETLELDILFKENLIFREKGSGTRELLEKTLKSNNISSSSLKILAYIEDTETIKNLISLGAGVSFLSERTVQDKYSLERFKVFNVKNLDLSRKFYFVYHKNRQLSPLSETFKDFVLEYTKVKNQAK, from the coding sequence ATGGATCTTCGTCAACTAGAAACTTTTCTAGAAGTATGTAAGTATAAAAGTTTTTCAAAAGCAGCAGATAAACTCTTTATAACTCAACCAACTGTCACTAGCCATATTCAAAACCTAGAAAAAGAACTTGGAACAGTATTAATAAATCGTACTGGTAAAAATATGAGTTTAACACAAACCGGCAATATACTTTTTAAATACGCTTTGGATATTATTAATACGTGCGAAATGGCTAAGTTTGACTTAAGTTCATACAGAGGTAAAATCAATGGACATTTAGATATTAGTTCTAGTTCTGTTCCTAGACAATATCTATTACCTAAAATACTAAAAGAATTTATCTCTATTTACCCAGATGTAACGTTCTCTTTAAAAGATAAAGATTCTAAACAAGTAATAAAAAGCATTCTAAGTTGGGAAACAGACTTTGGCATAGTAGGTGCCATGTACCCATCTAATAACTTAGAATACATTGAATTAATGGAAGATAGACTTTTATTAGTTACAGCTAATAATGAAAACTTCCCTTATAATAACTTTGAAACCCTTGAATTAGATATTCTTTTTAAAGAAAATTTGATTTTCAGAGAAAAAGGTTCAGGGACTAGGGAACTCCTTGAAAAAACATTAAAATCAAATAATATTTCTAGTAGTTCTCTTAAAATCCTTGCGTACATAGAAGATACTGAAACCATTAAAAACTTAATTTCATTAGGTGCAGGCGTTAGTTTTCTATCTGAGCGTACTGTACAGGATAAATATTCGCTAGAAAGATTTAAAGTTTTTAATGTTAAAAACTTAGATCTTTCTAGAAAATTCTATTTTGTATATCATAAAAACAGACAATTATCTCCACTAAGTGAGACTTTTAAAGATTTTGTATTAGAATATACTAAAGTAAAAAATCAGGCTAAATAG